In Oryctolagus cuniculus chromosome 18, mOryCun1.1, whole genome shotgun sequence, the DNA window CACACCCAACTGGCCTCTTTACTTAAAGATACAGAAGCTGGCCCAGCAGATCTCACCTCCATTCTGGGATATTTGGACACTCTGTTCTGTCCCTTAGTGTCATTCATAAACAGCAGAACATGCTTCATGCTACCCTGTGCCCCACTGCAGGTCACACCAGCCATTTGTACATGAAAATGATTGAAGTAACCATTCTCCTTCATAACATCTGAGTTCAGAGGACACATCTCCTACATGCACAGAACTGCAGGATCCTCAAGGCTTCCACTCTGGGAAACTTCACTTTCTCTCCACTAACGTCCATGCTGATCATTGTTCTATGgagaatttcttcatttttctgcatTCTGATGCCCACTAAAGTGTTGCCCCTGATTTACAGACCTTTTGTCACATTCCCATAACTGTTCACTTCTGAAAAATTCAGTGTGTCAGATTCAGGTGACACCTACAACTTCTTAGCAATTTCTACATTTCTTGATGGAGGCAGGAACACTAATAACACAATTTGGGAATTGAAAtgataattatattaatttatttataattactaatacttttattctttatttagtgcaACAATTAAGTCAGTCTTGTTTACCAGACTCTGCTCCTGGGACTGTTTCAAGtttcaatgtttaaaaattcaGAGGGGTTCAAGAGTAAAGAACTCACATTGTGtttggcaggcatttgacctagcagttaaatgGCCACTGAAGACGAACATATCCAAAATCGcattacctgggtttgatacccagcccTGACCAGAACTCAGTTACCTGCTAAGGAAGACACTAGGAGATGGTGTTGATGGcacaagtaattgagttcccggctctggCTTTGACCTTGATCCAGACTCAAGATaaatgtttggggagtgaatcacagtATGGTGAGCTCTGTGTcacacaagtaaataaatgaacggATGAATTTTAAAAGCATCAGAGAACTAACCATTGTGAATACACCTAAAATGTAGGGGATTCTGTATTTCTCGTGTGGGCACAGCAGAGCCTGGGCACTCTGGAGTCATGGCTCATGAGAACATAGGGGCTCACAGCAGGGAAACTCCCAGCAACTAGTGCAGAGGTGTTCACCAGCCACACACTGGGATTATTTAAAACAGTCAAGCAGCTGTGGAAGATGGAGGAGAGAGTGCTCAAAGACACAAAGGTGCTCACCAGGACGAGGATGCTGTGTGTGGCTCTGGACTCTGGGGAGGACCTGGATGTGATGTTGGTCCTATGGATGTATTGTACCTGCTGCTTGTGCCTGTACAGGGTGAAAATCATGAAACTGCTGGCCCACAGCATGAAGCCCACAAAGAGAATATTTCGGAAAAATATCAGAGCTACATACAGGGACTCTGTGAATTTGCCAGGATTCACAGAATGACAGTAGCcataatctgttttctttgtagtATTATTGTCATTACTTTTCCCAGTCACATAGACAGGCACCATAGCATTTAGTATCAGATTCAGCATCCAGCAGAGGATATTGCAGGACCCAATGTACTTGGGAGCTTTTGCTTTAAGCTCTGCCCATCTGGGGTTCCTGGGACTGatggtgatggcctgggagaTACTCAACATGCAGGTGGTGCCAGTGGACACATCCGTGCTCACTCTATGCACATAGAACACAAGCTTGCACCCCGTATCACTGAGGAAATGCTTCATCCCCAAAGTTGCCATGGTTTGGGGGACTCCTTTTGAGAGAATGACTAAGCAGTTGGCTACAGTCAGGTGTTTGATGATCAAATCTGTGGGCCTAAACTTGCATCCTGTGAAGTAGAGGTAGAGAtaatgggaaagaagagagaaattccCCAGGGTTCCAGAGACAGTTTGAAATAAGAAGATCATCCCTGTTATCAAATCTCTGGTGATCATGCCATCTCCTCCCAGTGTCTGTTTATTGTTTCTGGGCCGGAGATTCCTGTATGGGAACATGATACGCAAACCATGTGCATTAATGTCAGTTGAAATTCAGCATTCTATACTCTTATTCTCTACTTACACCAGTTCACCCTTAGAAATGACTgcttaacatttttctttattgaagatgtttccaaatacttgGATATATAATCTTTAAGGGTACTTACACAACACTAACTACAGACATGAAGAGACACATGTATTAATTCCAGTATTTTTAATGACtccttgagaaggcagcaggattCATTTCATTGGAAATAAAATGATCATGCAAGCAGCTTCTGGTTAGTTATTTGtctaaatttaaacttttttgtgTGCAGTGAAATATTGAACCTGGCTGGGCTTGTTCTAAAGTACTGAAATTAAACATCATATTATTCTAACAGAGCTACTTAGCTCTGTTCTTCAAATGACACATAAGTATACCTAACTAATTTCATGTATTATCAATCTATCTTAGACTGCTGGTAATTGGTTTCCATAGTTTGTATGTATTACTTTACCTTGATACATAAAGATTTATTCCATAAGATAACATCAATAATGGTTATACATTTAGGTATCTTACCCAGATACATATAACCTGATTATAGTATCATTTTCTCAACCCTTTCTCTTTGAAAACTGTACTTAAACTAGACCAAGTTGTCTGTACTGGGGAAGACAATAGAAACGTCAGTTGGCTTTTGTACCAAGAAAAATGGCATGAAGTACTGAAAATTGGCTGTGGTCTGTACAAAGTGACATTAATACCAGTCTGGTGAAGTCAAGTATggtagaaatgaaatatttccatGTTCATGTAATATAATTATGTCTTTACTAATAGTTAAGTAAAAGCATTTTCCCATAAGTCaagatttttgaaaagtattGATTGCAAGCCTTGCATAGCAGGTGGAATCTCTGTTGTCAGATCTTATCTATTTTATCACATGACAATGTGGAGCTTGCAgttaagatgaaaatattttcagtccaGAACgaaagtgaaaaaatacatcTGAAACTCATTACTACAGGATAACACTGCTTTCTTCTTAAATAGGCTTCCCGTACTTAAACAAGGAACATAATCTTACTGTAATCATGGAGATTTTCAATGGGAAATAATCATTTTCTCCATTGAGAAATTAATACAATAGGGTTGGAGAAAACCTTGCTATTCCAGAAGTTGACACTGGCAGCCACTCTTGCATCCCAGGATTATAAGATTCTGAGGTTTGTCTCTGTCTACATTATAAGCATGTGGGGTTCCACAGCAGCCTCTCTGCTAATTCTGAAACTAGATTCATGAGTCCTGTGCAGAAAATTGAACAGAAACTTATTTTGGACCTACAGTCCTTAAATACATTAAACACCAGATGGCATGATTATTTTCATTAAGCTAtaagaatcagtatcattatGCATGACACCAAAGTACATCAAGAGCCACAAGGGATTTGAGTAGGGTGGAGGACCCCTATGTTCCTGTGCTAGCTCAGCACACATCTCAgaatccttcctcctccctgtatGCTGGGACACAGGACCAGGAGCAAACATGGGAGAATCCCCTTTTCCCGCTTGATCACTCACCCAGACTTCTGATATGCCTCTCACTTGAAAACTCTCTCCTTTGTACTGATGTAGAAAACCCCCAATTTCTCTCAGCTGCCAAGGCAAACCTCAGCACAAAGATCACCCCAGTCAGCACTGGGTGGGCTGGAGGCAGCTGGAGCACTATAAGTGGTGTGGCCTGTGACCTCACCTCCCTGCAGAGTTGCAGTCGTCTTTGCACCTGCAGCTGCAGTGTATGTCAAGTTGGAGTACTGAGAATTTTGTGAACTCTTTTCCTCTTGCTAATTATGAAAACCAATTACAGCCTATAATTACTATCTAAAAAGAGGCTGTTAAAGTCTTTGAAAGTTACTCTGTCCTTCTCAGATCCCCAGAGCTGATAGGGT includes these proteins:
- the ORYCUNV1R1619 gene encoding vomeronasal 1 receptor oryCunV1R1619 (The RefSeq protein has 3 substitutions compared to this genomic sequence), whose amino-acid sequence is MITRDLITGMIFLFQTVSGTLGNFSLLSHYLYLYFTGCKFRPTDLIIKHLTVANCLVILSKGVPQTTAALGMKHFLSDTGCKLVFYVHRVSTDVSTGTTCMLSISQAITISPRNPRWAELKAKAPKYIGSCNILCWMLNLILNAMVPVYVTGKSNDNNTTKKTDYGYCHSVNPGKFTESLYVALIFFRNILFVGFMLWASSFMIFTLYRHKQQIQYIHRTNITSRSSPESRATHSILVLVSTFVSLSTLSSIFHSCLTVLNNPSVWLVNTSALVAGSFPAVSPYVLMSHDSRVPRLCCAHTRNTESPTF